DNA sequence from the Lysinibacillus sp. OF-1 genome:
GCTGATCCCCAGCAAACAGCTAAAATTGCAAAAGCGATAGATAAATATGAGTATACGTATGACGTTATGTATGGCGAAGGAAAAGTTGAAAAACTATTTAACTTCTTAAATATTAGTCGTAATGTAGGCATCGTACTTATTTTAGGGTTATTATTCACGGCGATTTTCTTAATTTCGAATACAATTCGTATTACTATTATTGCTCGTAGAGATGAAATTGAAATTATGAAACTTGTAGGGGCTACGAATTCATTCGTACGTATCCCATTCCTATTGGAAGGTATGTGGCTCGGAATTTTAGGTTCGATTATTCCGATTGCGGTTGTCACAACCCTTTACCACAATGTATATAAAATTATTGCACCACGTTTACAAGGTGAGCTAATTCAATTACTTGATTTTTCTCCACTTGTGTATCAGGTGAGCGGTCTCCTGTTACTCATTGGCGTGCTTATCGGTGTTTGGGGAAGCTTTATGTCAGTGCGTAAGTTTTTAAAAATTTAGTCACAACGGATATTTGTGAAGAAGAAAAAGAATAGTCGAAGGGGAGTTCAATCGGTGAAAAGTAAGGCGAAAAAAACATTGAAAACACTTGCAGCAGCATCTGCTCTATTTCTTTTTATCCAAACTCCATCAGCATATGCAACAAGTTTATCGGATTTAAAAGAAGAAAAGAAACAAATCGAAACAAAGAAATATGATTTAAATTCATCCATTAGTAATAAGTCAAATGCCATCACGGCTAATCAAGAAAAGCAACAAAAAATCTTAGATCAAATTCAAGCATTGAACGCTGAAATCGACAAAACCAATAGTAATATTAAAAATGTTCAAGCAGATATTCATACAACAAATGAAGAAATAAAAAAATTAGAAGCTTCCATTAAAGAACTTCTGCATAAAATTGAAGAGCGAGATTTATTATTACAAGAACGTGCACGTGCGATTCAAGCTGGTGGCTCGGTAAGCTATTTAGATGTTTTGCTTGGATCTAATAGCTTTGTAGACTTCATTGATCGCTTCTCTGCAGTTAATGCACTATTAGAAGCGGATCGTCAAATTATTCAAGATCAAAAAGATGATAAACAACAGTTAGAAGAGCAAAAGCAAAGTGTAGAAGAAAAACGTCAAAAATTGGAAGGCAAGAAAGCTGAGCTTGAACAATTAAAGGCATCTTTAGATAGCCAAAAAGCTGAGAAAAATAAACTAGTTGACCAATTAGAAAAAGAGCAAGAAAAGCTCAAATCTGAAAAAGTATTACTTGAAAAAGAGTACTCAGAAGCATTAGAAGTAAGCCAAGAATTACAAGATCAAATCATTGCTGAGCAAAAACGTTTAGCTGAAATTGCTCGTCAACAAGAAGCAAAACGTAAAGCAGCTGCTGCGGCGGCAGCGGCTGCAGCAGCCAACAATGGTGGTGGTTCATCAGGTGGTACTGTGAACGCGCCTCAATCAAATGGTACTTGGATTAAACCAACGAACGGCCGCCTAACATCACCTTATGGCTGGCGTAATATTGGAGCTGGCCCTGAATTCCATTACGGTGTGGACCTTGCAAATGCAACAGGAACACCGATTTGGGCAGCGGCGGATGGTGTAGTTTCTTATGCAGCACCACTTAGTTCTTATGGTAATGTTGTCATTTTAACGCACTCAGTTGATGGACAAATTTATACAACAGTTTATGCCCATTTAAGTGCATTTAATGTTAGTGTAGGACAAGAAGTAACACAAGGTCAGCAAATTGCAGCAATGGGTAGTACAGGTCGCTCTACTGGCCCTCACTTACACTTTGAAGTGCATATTGGTCCTTGGCGAGGACAAGCTGTGGGCAGTGTAAACCCACTAAAATATATTCCATTGTAAAATAGAACAGCTATACATTAGAGAATTCTA
Encoded proteins:
- the ftsX gene encoding permease-like cell division protein FtsX; this encodes MKFNTVKRHFRESVKSLGRNSWMTIASVSAVTVTLILVGVFALIMMNLNKVATDLENDVEIKVLIDETADEAAEKALVEKVKKLPGVSEMTYSTKEDELTKLVKDFGDDFKLFEQSNPLRNVIYVKAADPQQTAKIAKAIDKYEYTYDVMYGEGKVEKLFNFLNISRNVGIVLILGLLFTAIFLISNTIRITIIARRDEIEIMKLVGATNSFVRIPFLLEGMWLGILGSIIPIAVVTTLYHNVYKIIAPRLQGELIQLLDFSPLVYQVSGLLLLIGVLIGVWGSFMSVRKFLKI
- a CDS encoding murein hydrolase activator EnvC family protein; the encoded protein is MKSKAKKTLKTLAAASALFLFIQTPSAYATSLSDLKEEKKQIETKKYDLNSSISNKSNAITANQEKQQKILDQIQALNAEIDKTNSNIKNVQADIHTTNEEIKKLEASIKELLHKIEERDLLLQERARAIQAGGSVSYLDVLLGSNSFVDFIDRFSAVNALLEADRQIIQDQKDDKQQLEEQKQSVEEKRQKLEGKKAELEQLKASLDSQKAEKNKLVDQLEKEQEKLKSEKVLLEKEYSEALEVSQELQDQIIAEQKRLAEIARQQEAKRKAAAAAAAAAAANNGGGSSGGTVNAPQSNGTWIKPTNGRLTSPYGWRNIGAGPEFHYGVDLANATGTPIWAAADGVVSYAAPLSSYGNVVILTHSVDGQIYTTVYAHLSAFNVSVGQEVTQGQQIAAMGSTGRSTGPHLHFEVHIGPWRGQAVGSVNPLKYIPL